In Chelonia mydas isolate rCheMyd1 chromosome 7, rCheMyd1.pri.v2, whole genome shotgun sequence, the sequence GAGCTAGGCCGGGTGCTCCTAATCGTTCCTGTTCTGCTTTATCCGCTCACCAAATGTTTACTAATGAGATTGTTTGAAAGGAAGGAGGAGTAAACCCTGTGCACTcaacctggagagagagagaaataaaataggGCAGCCTCTGCGAGATGTCCTGCGAAATGGCTCTGGAAGTGGCTTAGAAGCGTTTCTGCAGCATGGTGATGAACTGAAGCCTGCAGCCCCTAGTCAGGGCCTGTGTTTTAAAGGCAGCCCTGCTGGAAACTTAATGATGTGACTTCTGAGTGGACAGATGGGAAAAGATCCATTTGGTCACAGCAAGATAGTCCCCTATAGTCTGTTCCCCAGGGCTCTGTCTAACTTAGCTTGAAATGGCCCAAGTCCTGAGGATTCTCCAGCCCTTCCAgtgggagattattccacagcctCTGAGATCTCACTGGTTGGCAGTGTTCCCTCATTCCTTAACTTCATCCCACGTTGCTATTTATATCCCTGCGGTGCCTAAAGTGTATGAATAAACAGAGTTATTCTGGAACACGTTTCCAatcacgccccccacccccaatccttaTGGACACTCGCAGCCTGCGGGGGAGACAGAACCCCACTCCTACCTCTAGCTGGGATAGAGcgttcccagctgcagtggttCAGAGCCCTCTGCTGAGTTGTGTTTGTCTCTATTAAACCAGCATCCTGTGCTCCTGACGGAGGCTCCCCTGAACCCACGTAAGAACCGAGAGCGAGCTGCTGAGGTTTTCTTTGAGACCTTCAACGTGCCAGCACTTTTTATCTCCATGCAAGCGGTGCTCAGCCTGTAagtttcttcccctttctctgcacAGCCTGAGCAGAAGGGCAGAAATAAGACTCAAGTGAGGTTGTCCTGAAAGCCAGCCGTTCCTTTGGAGGATGACTATTTAAATGGGGACTGTTTTGCCCTTCCCAAAACCACCGGGGCGTTTGGGTCAAGCTCTGATGTTTGCAGCTTTGTCCCATGTGTAATTCTGATGTTCACCTCCTGTAAGGACGGAGAAATACACCAGCTAGTAGGCTCTTTTCTTAAAAAATCTCTCCAGTCATTGCTAGTGTAACAAGGTCCACCACACTCAAATCCCTGTAAAAGCCACAGCCTGCAACTTTGCACCCTAGATCAGCAGTGGGGCTTGGACCTGGGCATCGTAAAGCAGAAGCCAGTACTGCCTGAGCTAGAAGACCCAGCTCTGTTaaccagggctgcagcagggtcaACCTCAGTTTGGTCCAGCCATGGCTAGCGGGGGCAGAACGCCACGCTGAGCAGGtgtcagagtagccgccgtgttagtctgtatccgcaagaagaacaggaggacttgtggcaccgtagagactaaccaatttatttgagcataagctttcgtgagctacagctcacttcatcagatgcatagaatggaacatatagtaagaagatatatatatacatacagagaaggtggaagttgccatacaaactgtaagaggctatttagttaagatgggctattatcagcaggagagaaaaacttttgtagtgctaatcaagaAGGCCcctttagacagttgacaagaaagtgtgaggatacttaacatggggaaatagactgaatatgtgtaatgacccagccacgcCCAGTAGGGGTCAGTTCAGCTCCACTTGTGGGAGTGCTGCTATAAACAAGGGCAAGGATTTCGTTGGCATTTGTAATTTTACCACCATGTCCTCTAGGTCTGCCTGCAGTAGTGGTTCGTGGTCTTTAAAATGCTGGTGGCTGCTGGTGCCTTGACTAAATTAGTGCCCCATGGTTGTTACCACTGGGAGAGGTAAACGGTTGGTGGCAATGGTGGAGAAAAGGCTAGTGTATCCAAAGCAGTACCTCTCGCCCGCTGGCCTGGCATTGCAGCCATGTTGTGCCCGCTGTGGAAAGCTCCGGGCTCGTGCTGCGTACCAGCTGTACTCTCTAGGCAACGTGCGGTACCCGAGCTGGCCGACATAACGATTCCTGCCCCTTTGGCGGTGTTAGACTATGGCATTTTGGGAGATGGCGTGAGCAGGGAACTGTGTGTGACTGGCTGGCTAAAAGAGGGATTTGCAGAGTTCATCTGCAAGGACTTCTGTCTTGGTCTTTACCAAGCCATATTAAACCAACGGAGGCTTTATAAAATGGCTGTATTTTGTGCGCTGTCCAGTTTCAAATGGATCAGCTAGTGACCCTGGGATTAATCCTATTTCTTTTCAAATCCTTCCCTTTTTTATTAGTAACCCACTAGATtgttaaatgcattttttaacTCTAATATAGTATTCTTCATTCCGGTCATTTACTTTCTGCATTTTGCTTATGAAATTGGACTGATCAATTTTACTTTCTCACTTTACCAGCGTTTACATATATTGATTATAACTACTTATTTTGATCCATAGTGCATTttgtaaaatgttatttaaaaacaatcacCCCAAATCCTGCATCAAGGCCAAAATTAAACAGAGTTCCTCAGAACTGAAaaaactttacttaaaaaaaaaaaaaaaaaagtagaaatacCCATTTCAGAAGTAAGCTGAAGTATTCTGCAGTTACTTGATTCTCTCTCATTGCTTTATGATTTGtctgtagtgtaaacatggcaTCCCTTGGGCCAGGTACAAGTTCAAGTGACACTTACGAAATTTGCTGCCTGTCACTCAAATACGATCTTTCCCTCCTTTGTTGCAGGTACGCTACAGGGAGAACCACAGGGGTGGTGCTGGACTCCGGGGATGGCGTTACCCATGCGGTTCCTATTTACGAAGGGTTTGCCATGCCTCACTCCATTATGCGGATCGATATCGCTGGCCGCGATGTATCCCGCTTCCTTCGCCTCTATCTCCGGAAAGAAGGCTACGACTTCCACACGTCATCAGAGTTCGAGATCGTCAAAACCATCAAAGAGGTGCCCTGCTGTCTGTGATTGGTCTAGGGTGATTTCTGCAGTGATGAGCCAAGGAGTCTATGAAATGGGGTGCAGATCCTTAATGGCCAGCTCCTTGATGGCAGTCTTGGCAGCGGGGCCCCTAAAAACTGAATAGGCCATTGAGCCAGAACTCCCCTCTGGTTCCGACAGAGGCTCTCTTCATGTCGGGGCGGAGACACGGAGGCCGGTCAGCTTGGGGGACGCTCGCATTGCCAGTGTCTGTATTGTACCGGTTGTGCAGATAAATGCAGAactccagtcccagggctggcAGGGTGGCACCTTCCATTAGCACTAAAGTCAGCTTCTGAGGAAAAAGGACGCGTTAAATCCGTGCCGGATCTGAATGAGAAGTGTGAAATCTTCCATAGTCCACTATTCACAACGATAACATTTAAAATGCAGTGCCCAGATTAGAGACACTCTTCTTAGGAGCCCCGACTTAAACAGTATTTTGTGATCATTTGCGGCAAAGTCTCTCACAAATATGCACACTCCGGGAAGTAAACAAACCAGAGCCATCTTGGCTACTGTTGTGTTAGAAACACGGAGGAAGGCAGCTCATCTCTGCCAAAGAAGAGGACAAAactgaggtggggcaggggggagaggaagatgaATATTTTAACTACAAGAGTGGCTGATTCTTAGGAGTAGCTTTGCTTCTCTCTTTGGATCTCGCCCAGCAGTTTCGTACACACACAGGGTTCCCACTGATTGATTGCAATGGGGGCTTTGCCTCTCTAGGGGCTGAGCTACTGGAGTGACTAGCATAGAAATGCTCATAAATGCGTACAGGCATTCGGACTGCAGGATCAGTCCGGTAGTGATTAGAGCCCTTGAATTTCTGACTCTCCCTGCTGAGTAGTGACATCTGGTGGATAGCTGCCACACTGCCTAATCCCTTCGCATAATTGTGCTGTCCAGTTGGTTTAAGACTGATGATGCATGTGCCTGGTCACAGTCTCTGATCTCctgccagcaagagagtgagagaAGATAGAAAATGTGCTCGTGGCTTGGGAGTCAAATTCAAATGCTTCGATTGCTAAGTGAGTGGCACCCACACGTGGTCACTGCTGCAGCCGAGTGACTTCAGCCGAATGCACAAAGCTCTGGAGGTGTGAGGCTTGTAGGTGgttgttgtttctgttttgtgAGTGTTGATTACAAGAGAGGAAGGGCTGGCGTTTCCCTGGCTAGAGAGAAATATAGAAGATTCTCTTCAGCGCTTCAAAAGTGACTAGGAAACATCCTGTAGCTTCCATGTCTTGCAAGATGCCAGGCTTGATAGGATGGGGAAAAGTGAGAAACATGCGTGCTTCCAAATCGGTGGTATATTGCACCTTGGAAACACTTGTACAAATGGCCAGAGTCCTTGGTGTGCTTTGCCTCTTAGAAAATAAACAGCGAAACCGCCTGTATTGTAATCTCTGCTCTAGCTCTCGGGCTCACCGTCTCCCAGGAAAGTGTTGACTTTCTGAACCTTACCCTTCTGAAAGCTGAGCTCCGGAACAAAAATGGAGATGAGCCCAGACTTGTATGCTGAACCTCCTCACTAGCGaagctgggggagtggagagttAGCACATACAAGAGCTTTAAATTTgctttccctccccacactgccccccccccaatatttccTGGTTCACCGAAGAGATGCCAGAATTCATCGTTCTCCAACAAATACCAAGGGTTGCAGTGAGATTTCTGCTATTGGTTTTCACcagggcagcaggcagtgctgccAGCTCATGATTGTATCACAAGCTTTACTGTTTGATTTCCTTAAAGACCCAGGTTGTGGAGACAAGGAATAAATACGAGAATCtctacttaactttttttttttttttttaaatgaaagtttgcagccctcctggttgtggagaaaacCTGAGTGTGACCTAAAGGCTTAAAAccaggaggaaaaataaaaaagaaaccctAATTTATTATTTGTCATGTGATATTTAAAccaataatgattttttttggtgCCTGACATGATTTTTGAAGGACTGGGGTTGGCGGTACTGAGGTGCTGAGGATTTCAGagagaattgtttttaaaaggatttttaacttGCTTCAGCCTGGTCAGCAAGGACAGTAGCAGTGGATTTCTGGGCTTAGCCCGTTAGTTTTTTATTCTTTGCATTTTGACTTTCACTCTGTTTCCTTCCTAACTAGCTTGTGGAGTTGCCTGGCAAGCATTTCCATCTCTCTGATACGTGTGTCCCAAAAAGGGACCAAGTCAAAATAGCAAAGCTTCTTGCAGAACGAAAAGGTCACAAAATTTCTATTTGAAAATATCTTAATGTTTTTGTTTCCCCATGAAGCCCTATAGGGGCTAAGCTGCCAGGAGTCTTcggtgcaccatgggagatgtagtgcAGCTAGAGAGTGGGGACCAGAATGAGGTGCCTCAGTGGCTCAGGGTAGACTAACAAACATTTCAGTTCAGATTGatctgaaatatttgtttgtCCCAACAGAAGGTTCTGCTAAAAATTGCTCTCTTCCCAGAGGAAAATATTTGGTTAGGAGCCCTGCTCATCTGCCTGTGTTCCCTTTGCAGCGTGCCTGTTACCTGTCAATAAACCCACAGAAGGACGAGACGTTAGAAACCGAGAAAGCCCAGTACTACCTGCCAGATGGAAGCACTATTGAGGTGCGTAAGGACAAATATTAAGTTATTCTTCATAAGAAGCTCAGTGTTAGTAGAACGTCCTGGCCCTCTCACTGCAGGGGCCTGGGAGGTCTTGATAGAAATCTCTTGCTAAAATGTAGctgcagtggggacaggatttctcTTGTAAATGGTTAGAATAGTTCCTTATCGATTTCTTTCTAAAGACCTACAGTGATTGAACCAATTCATAAATGGTTTCTGATAAATATAGCTTCCCCCTGAGGATCGCTGCACACCCGTAACTCATTGAAATCCCAGTGATCCAGAAACACGTGCTGTTCCTGACTAATGGCACACGGCTTGCTGTTAAATCAGTGACACGGAGACCTCAAGTGCAGGGGTCTGCGCTAGCAGGTTCTGATGCAGGATCAGGGACAGGGTGAATGGGTCTCAGCGTACTGCAAATCCTGCAGCAACCTGTAGATGGGGTTTATCTTCTctagcagcacagaaggaaaacCTAAAGGTGAAACCTTCCGGATGAGGACAGGAGGaagtatgggttttttttcccctagtgcACCAGACTTGGAATTAGGAGGTCTGGGTTCTGCTCCAAGCTCTGCTGCTCATTTACTCTGGGGCGAGGAGCAAGttgcttcctcagtttcccctcttcccctcccctatAAAGTGGGGGTAATAATTTACTTAGTACTTCAGTGGCATGTTGGAGCTTGCTTCATGTTCGTGAAATGTTTGGATCTGTGAAGCTACATGGGTTATTGGGTGTGAAAGGGAGCAGCCCATCAGCCTTGTGTTCGTCCTCAGGATGTTAATGATGTCACACAAGCATCTGGTAGGTCAGAGAGACTCTTTGTAACTCGCTGATGTTTCTGTCATTGAAGGGTTAAGCGGCTCTGTGATACGGGCATAGGCCACGCTCCTGCTTGTGCCGCCCTGGAAGCTAACCTGGTCCCTCGTGTCGTTTGCAGATCGGCCCTGCCCGTTTCCGAGCCCCCGAGTTACTGTTCCGGCCTGACCTGATTGGAGAAGAGTGCGAGGGGCTGCACGAGGTGTTGGTGTTCGCTGTTCAGAAATCGGACATGGACCTGAGGCGAACGCTCTTCTCCAACATTGTGCTCTCCGGGGGCTCCACGCTCTTCAAAGGTCTCTTTGCCTTCCGACGGGGCACGACGCCCTGAGCCAGGGCTCCTGACCCAGCCGAATTGCCCCGGAcaccactgggggtgggggatgaggtcATGGAATCCTAGGAAAGCCCCAttagctcctccagctgctctcaAAGGGCCAGGGCAGGAGTGAGGCTTTATCCAGCTTAGCAATGGAGACGCCAACACTCCCCTGGGAAGACGACGCCACAGCCTGAGACTTTATTCCTTTCTCCAAAACTTCTGCCGACATCCAGTCTCCTCCCGTTACTCCTCGTCATCCCCCTACATAATCCCTCCCCTGCTTGGAATTGCCTCTCAAGCTTCTGTAGACTGAAGGGGAGACTTTTGGCATCCGGCTCGCACACGTGTCGTTGATG encodes:
- the ACTR1A gene encoding alpha-centractin isoform X1 codes for the protein MESYDVIANQPVVIDNGSGVIKAGFAGDQIPKYCFPNYVGRPKHVRVMAGALEGDIFIGPKAEEHRGLLSIRYPMEHGIVKDWNDMERIWQYVYSKDQLQTFSEEHPVLLTEAPLNPRKNRERAAEVFFETFNVPALFISMQAVLSLYATGRTTGVVLDSGDGVTHAVPIYEGFAMPHSIMRIDIAGRDVSRFLRLYLRKEGYDFHTSSEFEIVKTIKERACYLSINPQKDETLETEKAQYYLPDGSTIEIGPARFRAPELLFRPDLIGEECEGLHEVLVFAVQKSDMDLRRTLFSNIVLSGGSTLFKGFGDRLLSEVKKLAPKDVKIRISAPQERLYSTWIGGSILASLDTFKKMWVSKKEYEEDGARAIHRKTF
- the ACTR1A gene encoding alpha-centractin isoform X2 yields the protein MAGALEGDIFIGPKAEEHRGLLSIRYPMEHGIVKDWNDMERIWQYVYSKDQLQTFSEEHPVLLTEAPLNPRKNRERAAEVFFETFNVPALFISMQAVLSLYATGRTTGVVLDSGDGVTHAVPIYEGFAMPHSIMRIDIAGRDVSRFLRLYLRKEGYDFHTSSEFEIVKTIKERACYLSINPQKDETLETEKAQYYLPDGSTIEIGPARFRAPELLFRPDLIGEECEGLHEVLVFAVQKSDMDLRRTLFSNIVLSGGSTLFKGFGDRLLSEVKKLAPKDVKIRISAPQERLYSTWIGGSILASLDTFKKMWVSKKEYEEDGARAIHRKTF